ACGGGGCGTAATGGTTCGGAAAATGAAGTTCTTGTAGCTTGCCGAGCAGAGAATCTCAAACCCGTTCCCATCCACCCCTTCTCCTCGCAACCCCCTCACCCCTTTTCACCCTCTCACTTTGCCAGACGTCTCACCTTCGCCCGTCGCACAGCATTTCCACCTAGTCTTGttcctctctcgctctcttttATCACTCGCTCACCCCTCCCACCCCCGTAGCGTCTTCTCCGGCAACCTTCGGCTCCATCCCCTTCAACTCGACATTGCCGTCGTGAAATATACTTACCCCCCTCCATTTTCTATCCATCCTTTTCTCCTCTGTTTTAGATGTTCCATTTTccaccctctccctccccccctcctcttCACCATCATGCCACGACTGCCAGCCACGCCTCACCCACCATTATCTTAAGTAAACAGACTACCTGTGTGTCGTACTGAATTCCAGATAAAGTCACATGGTATCTGGAATCCTCAGCCTATCCTTTATACATTCTCGTGTATTCATATCCAAATCCGATGCTTTAGGGTTTACGCCCTTCGTGGAGTTGGTGTCTTGAGAGTTTGAGCTCGTATTGTTGATAATGGGAAGGGGGTTGTTAGAAAGTATTTGAATGTCGttctaatatttttcaggTGATAAGGTAATATTTTTCGGTTATTTACTATAGAAGATtgttatataatatattatagtATATATTTTACTCCATGAGGGCGAAGATTGTGATAAGATAATGAATTTTCGAGGAAATCTGAAGGTGCCCAGGTGGGAAATGAATCGATGTATCGAGATCGTCGATCTATCGTTCCTCCAATTGAAGGGCCGGTTGTCCTTGAGATTTTTCGGGTTGAAATTGTCAATTTCttgagatgaaattttttataaatttaattaatcttgATTAATCCAGAATCTTGATTATGTAGGGGGTGAAGTGGCCGCTGGACAAGGGCCTTTAAGCAGTTGATGTAAGAAATAATTCAAGAAATGTCTCCAACGGCGATCGCTGTTCTGTATCGTAGGTGGAGAATCTCATGAAACCAAGAATCATAGGTATGCAGTTGGCGCGCTCTAGTATGGAAGCTGCAATCAGCTCTGGCATGCGCACTTGTCTCTACTCCAACACATTGAATCATTCCCCTCCTCTCTATACCCCATACCGATTCACTATCACAATCGTGACAATGCCAAACTGTACACTAGACCAAAGGAGGCAAATCATCCAGGTCCTCAATGCCTCGGTTGGCATCCCATCCACCTGCCATTGGCCAAGTGTCCTTCGATTTGTCGTACCATGAATTGTAGCCAAAATAGATTGAATGAGGGGTTGACCTGCATCGGGCAACAACAATTCAATGGGAATGAACAGCTCGCAgacattattatcataattgtctccaagttgaatttttctaataGTTCACATTCAAACTTTCATTCTTCTAGCTAAATTCACCAATTACGATCCACGAAGCTCAAAAATACGTTCATAATTAgttgtaataatttttgggCATAATGTTGTAATTTTCTTCGGTCCTGACGTTTCGTTTacagattttatttatttttttgcaagGTTTAATAGTCTgagatattcgtgttcatgGATCACTCTACTATTGACGCAGAATGATCAGCGTGAGAGGCAATAACCAGAAAAAGAATCTCGTAGATTTCACTGACAGTTCACGAAATCCATCTCCAAAAGCGTCACAGAAGTTTCAGTTGAAGAGTAACTTcgcgaaacaaaaaaatgaactttGAACTTTCCGGACAATTTCACTCCACAAATATTGTCCACACGAATTTGAAAGTACACATATGTTCGAGCGCCGTTTGAGTTTGAAACTAGCATTGAGATTCGATTTTCCATATtgtctccaaaatttcagaTCTGAAATAGTTGAAAATGAGATGAGTTTCTTCGACAATTGGATGAAGAATTCATTCAAGTCTGTCGAGCACTCGTTCCGCTATCCGTCAAATTTTCGTTCCTCTTTTTCATGGAGTCAATTGACCGCTACAGCGCTCAATTCATAATTGACCACAACATAATTACAGAAATTCtactttttctcttcaattaaaACTTCTATTCTCTGACATCATATAATTTCACCGACAGTTTGAaactttcttttatttttacatatatttaattgttaattagtCACTGTAAGTTAATACCAAAAACACGTGCGTCATCGTGATGCAAACGTATTCATGTAGAATTAACATTGGCATTTGTAAATTATTCCACTCTTTCGAGagtgaatattcattaaatttaatagaaTACATCAATCCCTGAAATTCACGGTATTTCATACACTCTTGAACCATCCGAGATATCCACTGATTTTATGAAcgaaatcatttgaaatatttgcaACCCTGATAAGGCTGGGACGAATCAATCAGCTAAAATGCAACAAAATCAACAATCACTGAAAAAAACCACAAATTGATTGACAATTTATAACAGATTGCCAATCACTCTGACGTTTCATTGCTAAACGGGTTTGAATTTATCAACCATGTGGTGATAGCGACCTTCTTCAAGGTTCTTAATATCAGCTTCACGTTATCATTTATCCGTATGATTGACGCccagaaaaaatatcgataactGTAACTTTTAAGCTCCATGTCAGCAGTTATCTTCATTTGCCAATTGTTGTATCGTACAGTTCAACCTCCATTGGTTCAATCCTGAGACACCATAATGGAAGAGGAGAGGATCATTCGAGGGCCTCCAGGGCCTGAGCTAAGCAATATCAGTGTTGGGCAATTAATCCTGCAGCAACTTCAAACGAGTCCACTGCGAATAGTGCAGGTAATttgaaatcaatcaaaatatcTGATCCATTTGCTTCTCTAACTGTCTCTCCcgtttatcaacaattatatAATCCATAGATCATAAATGTTGTTGTTCAAAATTGTGAAAACTCTTGACGGTTAAACGAGAGACATGAGTGATGTCATCATCGTCATTTGGCtcagatgaattttcaatctttCTGATTCCTAGACCCATTTAACTCATAAGAGCAACACACAATCCTGACAATCCTGACAATCCTGATCCctttgaaatattgaatttgaaattagCAGACAGACCCAAAGGTTAAAAAAGATCTCCCCCATTTAATCCTCGACAACTGTTTGTCCCTCCAGATCACTCTCGAGTGTCAAGGTTTAACCAGGAGAACGAGATGAATCCTTTTGCCCCATCATCGTTTGAAATAGTTAGAGACGTGAACACTAGTCACTTTCCCTCACTCCCTCCCTACTAATTACTAATCGCACATTAACataatcgaaattttccatcaGGTTGATGCCTACACCGGAAAGATTCAAACAAGTCAcgatttattagaaaaaagtGTGAGACTAGCTGTTGCCCTTGAAGAATGGGGATTGAAGTCACATGATGTAGTGGCAATATCAAGTGAGACCCAGTTGAATTGGTTCGTTGCAGCTTGTGCAGCAATGTATCTTGGTAACTGTGTTGCTCCTTTCAATCCAGCCTACGCCGAAAGTACGTCatgaatgattaaaaaaatgtaacattatttttaaaggCATTATAAAAGTATATTTCGATGATTCTAGATGAGATTCACCACACTCTTATGATCTCGAAACCCCGTATAATTTTCGTATCACGAAGGACGTCTGCAGCTATACGTCGAGTTGCGTCGACACTGCTTTGGGAGCTTAAGATAATTCAACTGGACGAGGAAAATCCGATAGAGGATATCGTTACAGTACGCGAAATGATTTCAGGGGAGAGGCAATGGCCTGATCCTCATCGTTATCAGGCAGTTGTAGTGGATGAATCGTCTACGAGGGAAGCCGTTATTCTTTGCTCCAGCGGCACTACCGGTCTGCCAAAGGGCGTTATGCTAtcccataaaaatattctggcAGCTCATCGATGCACCTTGTGAGTTATAAGCGAGTTCTTGTCTCTTTCCATTCTTATATTTTACGTTTTCACTGCATCACTGATGATAACGTTGATAACACCGTTTCAATATGGACATAATGAAAAGATGATATCCATTTTTTACAGTTTGGTGGACCTTGTATCAAGTAGCTATGGGATTCCAGTGGTCATGTTCATAGTCCCACTTTTCCACGGTTATGGGTTTGCCATGATGCTCACCGTGATTTACAGCAATGCCATAGCAGTCATGATGAAGTCATTCGAGCCAAAAGTCTTTTGCGAGGCAATCCAGAAATACCGGGTGACGTTGATCCCTCTAGTGCCACCCATCATGGGGTTCCTGGCGAAGCATCCGATAGTCGACACCTACGACTTGAGCTCTGTGAAGGAAATTGTCTCCGGAGCAGCGCCTCTCTCCGCCGAGGTAAGCCGGGGCGAAGGACTAGTTGTTGATGAAATTACGTGAAaacgttttaaaaaattgtggaaatccTTTAAAAAAAGGTGTGGGCAATATCTCGAgtcaaaaatgagaatttgaaCATCGAAGATATTTGTCTAGTCACATTTTAGTTCTTGTAGTATGTTCAGTTCTCTGCTTTtcccaattttcattttttcttgcgCCAAAATTTGCAAtagatatttatttcatttgtaaaaaataaaaattcctatcccTTGTCTGTTTACTAAATCGCGCAAAATTCGCCCTTTAAGTAAACTtaccatcaaaattattcacgTCCGCTCTGTTGATATTTCAATCTCAGGTAGTACAAGCTGTTCGACAACGAATGCCGAATAAGAATATCGTCATCAGAAACGGGTACGGAATGACAGAATCATCCATAATAACGCATATGTCTGATCGCTTTACCAAAAAACCTAATACATTGGGTCCTGTTATAACGGGAGTTCAAATGAAAGTCATTGATCCGGAAACGGGGAAGTGTCTCGGCCCCAACGAAACTGGTGAACTATGCTTCGGGGGTGATCACGTCATGATGGGATACAAGGGTGACCCTCAAGCAACAGCAGAAACTATTGATTCCACTGGTTGGCTTCACAGCGGTGATCTTGGTTACTACGATACTGATGGCGAACTGTTTGTCGTTGGACGACTCAAGGAGCTCATCAAATATAAAGGATTTCAAATTGCACCAGCGGAAATTGAGAATCTTCTGATGTCACACGATCAGGTGGAAGATGCCGCTGTGGTTGGGAGGAATGATGACATTGCTGGAGAAA
This DNA window, taken from Diachasmimorpha longicaudata isolate KC_UGA_2023 chromosome 8, iyDiaLong2, whole genome shotgun sequence, encodes the following:
- the LOC135165200 gene encoding uncharacterized protein LOC135165200; translation: MEEERIIRGPPGPELSNISVGQLILQQLQTSPLRIVQVDAYTGKIQTSHDLLEKSVRLAVALEEWGLKSHDVVAISSETQLNWFVAACAAMYLGNCVAPFNPAYAENEIHHTLMISKPRIIFVSRRTSAAIRRVASTLLWELKIIQLDEENPIEDIVTVREMISGERQWPDPHRYQAVVVDESSTREAVILCSSGTTGLPKGVMLSHKNILAAHRCTFLVDLVSSSYGIPVVMFIVPLFHGYGFAMMLTVIYSNAIAVMMKSFEPKVFCEAIQKYRVTLIPLVPPIMGFLAKHPIVDTYDLSSVKEIVSGAAPLSAEVVQAVRQRMPNKNIVIRNGYGMTESSIITHMSDRFTKKPNTLGPVITGVQMKVIDPETGKCLGPNETGELCFGGDHVMMGYKGDPQATAETIDSTGWLHSGDLGYYDTDGELFVVGRLKELIKYKGFQIAPAEIENLLMSHDQVEDAAVVGRNDDIAGEIPLAFVVRKKGAKITSEELCKFVNDQLSVQKHLRGGVRFIEAIPKNPGGKILRRELRKLLSKL